The sequence below is a genomic window from Luteimonas sp. MC1825.
GAGCTGTTCGACCGCGCGGGCATGGAGGCGCTGCGCGCGAAGTCGGAAGCGCTTACCGGCTACCTGGAAGCGCTGATCGACGCGCAGCTCGCCGATACGCTGTGCATCGCCACCCCGCGCGAACCCGAGCGCCGTGGGGCGCAGCTGTCGCTGCGTGTCCTGCAGGGTCGCGGCATGCAGGGGCGCGACGCGGGCCGGTCGCTGTTCGGGCACCTGTCGGCGAACGGCGTGGTGGGCGACTGGCGCGAGCCGGACGTGATCCGCGTCTCCCCGGCGCCGATGTACAACACCCACGCCGACGTGCTGCGCTTCGTGCGCGAGGTGGTGGAATGGCGGGAGGCGACGGCGTGAGCGAGGCCAGGCACGCCACGATCATCGGCGCCGGCCTTGCCGGCGCGCTGATGGCCACCCTGCTCGCCCAGCGCGGCTGGCAGGTGGACGTGTTCGAGCGCCGCGGCGACCCGCGCGTGCACGGCTTCGCGGGTGGGCGCTCGATCAACCTGGCGCTGGCCGAACGCGGCCTGCACGCGCTGCGCGCCGCCGACGCGGATGGCGCGGTGCTGCGCCAGGCGGTGATGATGCGCGGGCGCATGGTCCACCCGCTCGAGGGTGAACCGCAGCTGCAGCGGTATGGCCGCGACGACAGCGAGGTGATCTGGTCGGTGAGCCGCGGCGAGCTGAATATCACGCTGATCGATGCCGCCGAAGCCGCCGGTGCCGTGCTTCACTTCGACCGCCGCCTGGACAGCGTGGATTTCGACGCGCGCGTGGCCACGTATCGCGGCGACCTGGCCGGGCACCGGCACACGTTCCACACGCTCATCGGCTGCGACGGCGCCGGCTCCACCCTGCGCGGCCTGATGGACGCACGCAAGCCGCTGGGCGAGCGCACCGACTGGCTCGGGCACGGCTACAAGGAGCTGGAAATCCCGCCGGCCGCCGACGGCGGTTTCCGCATCGAGCCCAACGCCCTGCACATCTGGCCGCGCGGTCGCTACATGTGCATCGCCCTGCCCAATGACGAACGCACGTTCACGGTGACACTGTTCATGGCCCTGCACGCCGACGGCAGCGGCGACCCTGACTTCGACAGCGTGAACACGGCCGCGGATGCGCGCGCGCTGTTCGCGCGTGACTTCGCCGACACGCTGCCACTGATCCCGGCGCTGGAACACGACTTCGAGGCGAACCCGGTCGGCACGCTGGGCACGCTCTATCTCGACCGCTGGCACCTCGGCGGCGACGCGGTGCTGATCGGCGACGCCGCGCACGCCATGGTGCCGTTCCACGGCCAGGGCATGAACTGCGCGTTCGAGGACTGCGTGGCGCTGGCGCAGGCGCTCGATGCCGAGAGCGACCTCGCCACGGCGTACGCCACGTTCGAGGCTGGCCGCAAGCCGGATGCCACGGCGATCCAGCGCATGGCGCTGGACAACTACATCGAGATGCGGGACCTGGTCGACGATCCCGGCTTCCTGCTGCAGCGCCAGCTGGAACTGGCGCTGCAGGCGCGCCATCCGCAGCGCTTCATCCCGCACTACGCCATGGTGACGTTCATGCGCATCCCGTACTCGCTGGCGCTGGCGCGCAGCGAGATCCAGCGCGGCATCCTCGAGAGCGCCACGCGCGGACATGCCTCGCTCGACGGCATCGACTGGGCCGCGGCGGATGCCGCCGTGCTCGGGCAGCTGGAGCCGCTGGAGGATGCGGCCTGATGGCGGCCAGCTTCCTGTTCTACGACCTGGAGACCTTCGGCACCGATCCCGGGCGCACGCGCATCGCGCAATTCGCCGCCATCCGCACCGACCAGGCGCTGGAGCAGATCGACGAGCCGATCGACATCATGGTGCGCCCGGCCGACGACCTGTTGCCGTCACCCGGGGCGACGCTCGTCACCGGCATCACGCCGCAGCACGCGCTGCGCACAGGGCTGCCCGAAGCCGAAGCCTTCTCGCGGATCATGGACGAGATGGCGCGGCCGGGCACCTGCACGCTGGGCTACAACTCGCTGCGCTTCGACGACGAGTTCATCCGCTGCGGCCTCTACCGCAACTTCCACGATCCCTATGAACGCGAGTGGCGTGGCGGCAATTCGCGCTGGGACCTGCTGGACGTCATGCGCCTGTGGCATGCACTGCGCCCTGACGGCCTGCACTGGCCGGCGCGCGAGGACGGCGCCACGTCCTTCCGCCTCGAGCATCTGGCGGCCGCCAACGACGTGCGCGTCGGCGACGCCCATGAGGCGCTGTCGGACGTGCGCGCGCTGATCGGCATCGCACGCCTGTTCCGCGCCGCGCAGCCACGCTTGTGGGACTACGCGCTGCGCCTGCGCGACAAGCGCCACGCGGCGACGCTCCTGGACACCGTTGCGATGACGCCTGTGCTGCACGTGTCGCAGCGCTATCCGGCAACGCGGCTGTGCGCCGCGGCGGTGCTGCCACTCGCGCGCCACCCGCGGATCGACAGCCGGGTGATCGTGTTCGACCTGGACGCCGAACCGGACGCCCTGCTCGACCTCGACGCCGACACCATCGCCGAGCGCCTGTATGTGCGCGCCGCCGACCTGCCCGAAGGCACCACGCGCGTGCCGCTGAAAGAGGTGCACCTCAACCGCTGCCCGGCGCTGGTGCAGTGGGACCACCTGCGCTCCGCCGACTTCGCGCGCCTGGCCATCGACCCGGCGACGGTCGAGGCGCGCGCGGCGCGCATCCGCGCCCACGGCCCGGCGATTTCCGAGAAGGTCCGCCAGGTCTATGCCCGCGACCAGGCGCGCGCGCCGTCCGACGTCGACGCCGCGATCTACGACGGGTTCATGGGCGATGGCGACAGGCGCCGCTGCGGCGACGTGCGCGCCACGCCTCCGGCAGCCCTCGGCACCCGCGATTTCGGCTTCCAGGACCCGCGCCTGGCGGAACTACTGTTCCGCTACCGCGCCCGCAACTGGCCGGAGATGCTGGACGACGGCGAGCGCGCGCGCTGGGACGACTACCGGCGCCGTCGCCTGTTCGACGACGCCGGGCTCGGCGAGGTCAACCTGGCGCAGTTCGAAGCCGAGATCGCGCGCCTGCGCGCCGAGCGCGCCGGCAACGCCCGCGACCTGGGCCTGCTCGACCAGCTCGAGGCGTGGGGCCGCGGGATCGTCGCCACCCTGCCCACCGCCTGAGGACCGACGATGGCCACCTATTTCAGCGACAAGAGCCTGCGCTTCCTGCGCAACCTGGCGCGCCACAACGAGCGCACCTGGTTCCACGCCAACAAGCATGTCTACGAGGCCGAGGTGCGCGAACCGTTCCGCCGCCTGCTGGTGGACCTGCAGCCCGACCTGCTGGCCGTCAGCCCGCACTACCGGGCCGAGCCGCGCGCGGTCGGCGGCTCGCTGTTCCGCATCCAGCGCGACACGCGCTTCGCCAACGACAAGTCACCGTACAAGGGCTGGCAGGGCGCGCGCCTGTTCCACGCGCGCAGCCGCGAGACCGCGGCACCCTCGTTCTACCTGCACCTGCAGCCGGGCAACAGTTTCATCGGTGCCGGCCTGTGGCATCCGGAAACCCCGACCCTGCGACGCATCCGCCAGTTCATCGTCGACAACCCGGGCAGCTGGAAGACGGCCGCGCACGCACCGGCGTTCAAGCGCCGCTTCGCGCTGGAGGAGGACGACATGCTGGTGCGCCCGCCACGCGGGTTTCCCGAGGATTTCCCGTTCCTCGACGACCTGCGCCACAGGAACTTCGTGGCCTCGCGCGCGATCGACGACGCCACCATGACCGGCCCCCGCCTGCGCTCGGTGCTGGCCAGGGACGTGCAGGCGCTGGCCCCGTTCGTCGACTACCTGTGCGCAGCCCTGGACCTGGAGTTCTGATGATGGCAAAGACCAACAGCCGATGGATCATCCTCGCCTGCCTGCTGCTTGCGGCGTTGCTGGCCTGGGTGGCCAGCGGGCCATACCGCACGCTGGCCGCGATCCGCGACGCGGTGAAGACCGAAGACGCAGGCGCGCTGGCGCGCCAGGTCGATTTCCCCGCGCTGCGCGCCAGCCTGAAGCTGCAGCTGCAGGACCGCATCGTCCGCGAGGCCGGCGCAGGCGTGCAGGCCGATCCGTTCGGTGCGTTCGGGCTGCGCATCGCCACCGGACTCGCCGGCGGACTGGTCGATGCCATGGTCACGCCGGCCGGACTGGGCGCGCTGATGGAAGGCCGCAAGAGCTGGAACCGTGCCAGCGGCATCGCGCCGCCGTCGCGCCGCGACACCACGGGGCAGTCGGAGCCGCTGCCCGATCCGCGCCACCGCTTCGAGTCGCCGTCGCGCTTCACCGCCACCGTGGCCCACGCCGGCGGCGACGAGGTCGTGTTCGTGCTGACCCGGCAGGGGCTGCAGTGGAAGCTGTCGGATATCCGCCTCGCGGAGTGAGCTGCGCCGGAAATGGGTGAAGCGTCAGGCGTTGGAGACGCCGTGCGGCACGTGCCCGGTGGTGACGTGCTGGCGCGCCGACTCGATGTTGTGCTGCGAATCGTCGAAGAAGATGTCCGCGCCGAACACATCCAGGAACGGACCCTTGGCGCGGCCGCCCAGGAACAGCGCCTCGTCCAGGCGCACGCCCCACTCGCGCAGCGTGCGGATCACGCGCTCGTGCGCGGGCGCAGAACGCGCTGTGACCAGCGCCGTACGGATCGGCGAGGCCTCGCCCGGCGGATAGGCCGCCTGCAGGTGGTGCAGCGCATCGAGGAAGCCGCGGAACGGACCGCCCGACAGCGCCTCGCGGGCGCGCTCGCGCTCGTGCTTGTGGAAGGCCTCGATGCCGCCTTCGCGCGACACCCGCTCGCCTTCGTCGCCGAAGATCACCGCGTCGCCGTCGAACGCGATGCGCAACTGGTCGTGGCGGTGCGCCGGCGCCTTGGCCGGCAGGATGGTGGCCGCGGCCACGCCGTTTTCCAGCGCCGCGCGCACCGAATCGGGATTGGCCGACAGGAACAGCTGCGCGCCGAACGGACGGATGTAGGGCCAGGTCGGCTCGCCGGAGGTGAACGTGGCGCGCGAGATGGCCAGGCCGTGGTGCTGGATGGCGTTGAAGATGCGCAGCCCGGTGTCGGCGGAGTTGCGCGACAGCAGGATCACCTCGACCCGCGGGGCATCGGGCGCGGCGCCCTCGTTGAGCCCCAGCAGCTTGCGCACCAGCGGGAACGCGATGCCCGGCTCGAGGATGTCGTCCTCGTTGGCGCGCTGGTGCTCGGCGTAGGCCTCGATGCCGTCACGCTCGAACAGCGCATGGCTGTCCTCGAGGTCGAACAGGGCGCGGGAGGAAATGGCGACGGTGAGCGGCGGGAGCACGGTGGATGGCATGCCGCCAGTATGCGCGAGCGCCGTCGCAGGACGCGAGACCACGCGCCGCGGCCTGCACGCGTTGGCGCGATCAGGCCTCGAACTGCTCGCTGAGGATGCGTTCTTCGAGGTTGTGCTCCGGATCGAACAGCAGGGTCACCGTGCGCTCGTGCGACTCCTGGATGGTCACCTCGACCACGTCGCGCACCTCGTGCGAGTCCGCCGTGGCGCTGACCGGGCGCTTGTAGGGATCAAGTACGCGGAAGCGCACCAGGGTGTCGGCCTTCAGCAACGCGCCGCGCCAGCGCCGCGGCCGGAACGGCGCGATCGGCGTGAGCGCCACCACGCTCGAGCCCAGCGGCAGGATCGGCCCGTGCGCGGAATAGTTGTAGGCGGTGCTGCCGGCGGGCGTGGCGACCATCACGCCGTCGCAGACCAGCTCGTCCAGGCGCACCTGGCCGTTGAGCTCGATGGCCACGTGCGCCGCCTGGCGCGTCTGGCGCAGCAGCGACACCTCGTTGTAGGCGAGCGAACCGACGCTCACCCCGGATTCGGTGGACGCCACCATTTCCAGCGGGCGCAGCACGGCCGGCTCCGCGGCCTGCAGCCGCACCATCAGGTCGGGCACGACCCCCTCGTTGCCATGATGGTGGTTCATCAAGAAGCCGACGCTGCCAAGCTTCAGCCCGTACACCGGCTTGCCCAGCGCGCCGTGGCGATGCAGCGTCTGCAGCATGAATCCATCGCCGCCGAGCGCACA
It includes:
- a CDS encoding DUF2939 domain-containing protein, whose amino-acid sequence is MMAKTNSRWIILACLLLAALLAWVASGPYRTLAAIRDAVKTEDAGALARQVDFPALRASLKLQLQDRIVREAGAGVQADPFGAFGLRIATGLAGGLVDAMVTPAGLGALMEGRKSWNRASGIAPPSRRDTTGQSEPLPDPRHRFESPSRFTATVAHAGGDEVVFVLTRQGLQWKLSDIRLAE
- a CDS encoding NAD(P)/FAD-dependent oxidoreductase; amino-acid sequence: MSEARHATIIGAGLAGALMATLLAQRGWQVDVFERRGDPRVHGFAGGRSINLALAERGLHALRAADADGAVLRQAVMMRGRMVHPLEGEPQLQRYGRDDSEVIWSVSRGELNITLIDAAEAAGAVLHFDRRLDSVDFDARVATYRGDLAGHRHTFHTLIGCDGAGSTLRGLMDARKPLGERTDWLGHGYKELEIPPAADGGFRIEPNALHIWPRGRYMCIALPNDERTFTVTLFMALHADGSGDPDFDSVNTAADARALFARDFADTLPLIPALEHDFEANPVGTLGTLYLDRWHLGGDAVLIGDAAHAMVPFHGQGMNCAFEDCVALAQALDAESDLATAYATFEAGRKPDATAIQRMALDNYIEMRDLVDDPGFLLQRQLELALQARHPQRFIPHYAMVTFMRIPYSLALARSEIQRGILESATRGHASLDGIDWAAADAAVLGQLEPLEDAA
- the sbcB gene encoding exodeoxyribonuclease I, translated to MAASFLFYDLETFGTDPGRTRIAQFAAIRTDQALEQIDEPIDIMVRPADDLLPSPGATLVTGITPQHALRTGLPEAEAFSRIMDEMARPGTCTLGYNSLRFDDEFIRCGLYRNFHDPYEREWRGGNSRWDLLDVMRLWHALRPDGLHWPAREDGATSFRLEHLAAANDVRVGDAHEALSDVRALIGIARLFRAAQPRLWDYALRLRDKRHAATLLDTVAMTPVLHVSQRYPATRLCAAAVLPLARHPRIDSRVIVFDLDAEPDALLDLDADTIAERLYVRAADLPEGTTRVPLKEVHLNRCPALVQWDHLRSADFARLAIDPATVEARAARIRAHGPAISEKVRQVYARDQARAPSDVDAAIYDGFMGDGDRRRCGDVRATPPAALGTRDFGFQDPRLAELLFRYRARNWPEMLDDGERARWDDYRRRRLFDDAGLGEVNLAQFEAEIARLRAERAGNARDLGLLDQLEAWGRGIVATLPTA
- a CDS encoding 5'-nucleotidase codes for the protein MPSTVLPPLTVAISSRALFDLEDSHALFERDGIEAYAEHQRANEDDILEPGIAFPLVRKLLGLNEGAAPDAPRVEVILLSRNSADTGLRIFNAIQHHGLAISRATFTSGEPTWPYIRPFGAQLFLSANPDSVRAALENGVAAATILPAKAPAHRHDQLRIAFDGDAVIFGDEGERVSREGGIEAFHKHERERAREALSGGPFRGFLDALHHLQAAYPPGEASPIRTALVTARSAPAHERVIRTLREWGVRLDEALFLGGRAKGPFLDVFGADIFFDDSQHNIESARQHVTTGHVPHGVSNA
- a CDS encoding NAD kinase, producing the protein MTGSPRIAFLASQTADAQQALAQLTSRHGQQRPEDADIICALGGDGFMLQTLHRHGALGKPVYGLKLGSVGFLMNHHHGNEGVVPDLMVRLQAAEPAVLRPLEMVASTESGVSVGSLAYNEVSLLRQTRQAAHVAIELNGQVRLDELVCDGVMVATPAGSTAYNYSAHGPILPLGSSVVALTPIAPFRPRRWRGALLKADTLVRFRVLDPYKRPVSATADSHEVRDVVEVTIQESHERTVTLLFDPEHNLEERILSEQFEA
- a CDS encoding DUF2461 domain-containing protein, which translates into the protein MATYFSDKSLRFLRNLARHNERTWFHANKHVYEAEVREPFRRLLVDLQPDLLAVSPHYRAEPRAVGGSLFRIQRDTRFANDKSPYKGWQGARLFHARSRETAAPSFYLHLQPGNSFIGAGLWHPETPTLRRIRQFIVDNPGSWKTAAHAPAFKRRFALEEDDMLVRPPRGFPEDFPFLDDLRHRNFVASRAIDDATMTGPRLRSVLARDVQALAPFVDYLCAALDLEF